A genomic segment from Oryctolagus cuniculus chromosome 14, mOryCun1.1, whole genome shotgun sequence encodes:
- the LOC100359139 gene encoding large ribosomal subunit protein uL30 — protein MEGAEEKKKVPAVPETLKKKRRNFAELKIKRLRKKFAQKMLRKARRKLIYEKVKHYHKEYRQMYRTEIRMARMARKAGNFYVPAEPKLAFVIRIRGINGVSPKVRKVLQLLRLRQIFNGTFVKLNKASINMLRIVEPYIAWGYPNLKSVNELIYQRGYGKINKKRIALTDNTLIARSLGKYNIICMEDLIHEIYTVGKHFKEANNFLWPFKLSSP, from the coding sequence ATGGAGGGTGCCGAAGAGAAGAAGAAGGTTCCTGCTGTGCCAGAAACCCTGAAGAAAAAGCGGAGGAATTTCGCAGAGCTGAAGATCAAGCGCCTGAGGAAGAAGTTTGCCCAAAAGATGCTTCGAAAAGCAAGGAGGAAGCTTATCTATGAGAAAGTGAAGCACTATCACAAGGAATACAGGCAGATGTACAGAACTGAAATTCGGATGGCGAGGATGGCAAGAAAAGCTGGAAACTTCTACGTACCTGCAGAACCCAAGTTGGCATTTGTCATCAGGATCAGAGGTATCAATGGTGTGAGCCCCAAAGTCCGAAAAGTGCTGCAGCTTCTTCGCCTTCGCCAGATCTTCAATGGCACCTTTGTTAAGCTCAACAAGGCCTCCATTAACATGCTGAGGATTGTGGAGCCATATATTGCATGGGGGTACCCAAATTTGAAGTCAGTAAATGAACTAATTTACCAACGTGGCTATGGCAAAATCAATAAGAAGCGAATCGCTTTGACAGATAACACTCTGATTGCCCGCTCTCTTGGTAAATACAATATCATCTGCATGGAGGATCTGATTCATGAGATCTACACTGTggggaaacacttcaaggaaGCAAATAACTTCCTGTGGCCCTTCAAGTTATCTTCTCCCTGA